The genomic stretch GCTTGTGAAAACTGGGCCTTCTATGAAGTCTTTGGGCTCTTCCGCCTAGCCTGCATCGCACAGCAGATCTACTACCGCTATCACCATGGACAAACCCGAAACCCCAATTTCAGGAACTACTGGGTATTGGTCAATTATTTTGACTGGCGTTGCCGCGGCATCATTCGCCGTGCAGGTTTTTGAGCCTCCACTTTTCAAGAGGTAATGACAATGAGTGCCAACGCCAAAAACGTCGTAATAACTGGTGCCAGCTCAGGTCTTGGAGCAGGGATGGCCAGGGGATTTGCCGAACTCGGATATAACCTTGCACTGTGTGCGAGACGCACCGATCGGCTTGAAACCCTCAAACAGGAGTTGATCTCCCGCTACGGCATCAGGGTCGAGATACTGTGCTTGGACGTGAATGAGCACGCAGAAGTGTTTTGTGTCTTTCGAGAGTTTCAGCGACTCTTTGGTCGAATTGATCGCATTATTGTGAATGCCGGCGTCGGTGAAGGTCGCCGCATTGGCTCCGGACATTTCGACATTAATCGTCGTACAGCCGAGACCAACTTCATCGCGGCGCTCGCCCAATGTGAGGCGGCCGTCGAAATTTTTCGAGAACAGAACTCTGGGCACCTGGTCACTATTTCCTCCATGAGTGCAGTCAGAGGCCTCCCCAAACATCTGACCGCCTATGCCGCCAGTAAGGCCGCTCTCGCTCATCTAAGCGAAGGCATTCGTGCGGAGCTGCTTTCAACACCTATTCGAGTCAGCACGATTTACCCTGGCTATATCCGCACAGAACTCAATGCTGGTGCCAAGAAACTTCCCTTTGAAGTCAGTGAAGAAACGGGATGCCGAGCCTTGGTAGCGGCTATTGAGCGGAGGCCAACGACGGCGTATGTCCCGGCATGGCCTTGGAGGCTTTTTGCGTTTTTTATGAGGGTCTTGCCACTGCGCTGGATCGTGAAGTTCAACTGACGTGTAGCTCGCTCAGTGACCGGCCTCTGCGAAGACCTATCACAACGCTTCTTCGCACGCGGTATAAAAAACTGCATTAGTTGCGACCAAATGCACTGCGTGCACTTGGTCTGCCACCTACCCTGACGATGTTACATACATTTCAAAGTGCTGGCTTGGCGATTGGTGAATCGCACCTGAGGATTGCATCGTTCATATTGACCTAAGCCTTACTTTCGAGGATGAGGACTAGGGTTTCCTTAGCAATTCGACATGGCGTTATAGCCGCCCCCGAAGCGTAAATGCGATAGCGAAATCAGCCAGCTTGCCAAAAGGTGCCCTAAGCAAGCTAGGTAGACTCCAGCGACCCTGGACGAATACTCCCTTGGCATGGCTCATGGAGCGAAAACCTTCGATGCCGTGGTAAGCCCCCATACCGCTCGGCCCTACGCCGCCGAAGGGTAGATCATCCACGGCAACGTGCAACAGAGTGTTGTTGATACCGACATTCCCGGATGTGGTGCGATTGAGCACGGCCTCGCCACCGGCATCCATATTGCCGAAATAGTAAAGCGCGAGTGGACGCGGCCTGGCGTTGATGTAATCGATTACTTCGTCGAGAGAGCGGTAGGTACGAACCGGCAGCAATGGGCCAAAGATCTCTTCCTGCATGACCAATGCATCATCGTCGGCTCCCACGATCAACACCGGAGCCATCGTCCGCGGTCGCTCTACCGCACGCTCTGGAGTCACTCCTACCTCGATCACGTCCGCTCCCTTGCTACGTGCGTCTTTGATGAGCGTATGCAACCGCACGTAATGCCTGTCGCTGATAATCGAGGTGTAATCGGGACTGGTTGGGCCTTGAGGATAAGAACGGGCAACAGCGTCGCGATACTGGGTGATGAACTCCCCAAGGTCTTCTTCATGGACTAGGGCGTAGTCCGGCGCAACGCAGGTCTGTCCAGCATTGGATAATTTGCCGAAGACGATGCTTTCCAATGTGCTGCGCCCTGCATGGCCTGGTGCTACAACCACGGGGCTCTTGCCGCCCAGTTCAAGGGTCAGCGGTACCAAATTATCACTGGCGGCACGCATTACCATTCGACCTACCTGAGTGCTGCCGGTGAACAGCAGATGATCGAATGGAAGGCTGCTGAAATAGGCACCTGTCTCAGGACCGCCGAGTACCACTGCTACCTCATCGGCAGAAAAACAGCTTGTCAGCATGCGCTGGATCAGTTCGCTAGTGCGCGGCGTAAGCTCGGATGGTTTGATCATCACCCGGTTGCCAGCCGCGAGGGCCGTCGCCAATGGAATGAAGGTTAGGGAGAACGGGTAGTTCCAAGGCGCCATGACTCCGATCACACCTTTCGGCTGGAACTCCACATAGGCGCGGCCGGCGCGATGAAACGCAGCGACGTGCCGACGTTCGGGCTTCATGAATTGGCGCAAGTGTCGAAGCAAGTAATCAATGGACTGCACCACTCCAATCAGCTCCATGATGTCAGTTTCATGCTTGGAGCGATTGCCGAAGTCAGTACTGATTGCATCCTCAACTTCAAGTTTGTAAGCGAGAACTACCGCGCGCAGTTTGACCAAGTTGGCCCTACGTCGTTTCAGGCTGGGTGGCCCGTCGTTAAGAAATGCCCTTCTTTGTTGGTCGAGCGTATTGGCGGCTTCAATAACTGGGGAGTGCTCTACAGCAATGTTCATTTTGCGTCTCCCAGGCCGTTGTAATGCGAAGACTTTTCTATCCAGCTACGATACTGACGAGTGCGAAAGACCATGGAGAGCTGTTGCAGGATCAGGGCACGCAACGGTGAAACGTTCGGATCGGGCTTTTTAGCCCGACTGAGTTTGCGTAGTTGAAACTTCACTACCGCCATGTTGGCCAAGGAAGCGATGGCTTTATTTTTCCAGGTAATCGGTGGCAATTGCGGGGCATTGTCTTTGCCCAGCAGCCAGTCACGAGGCAAGTGCGGATCGATGGCTAACGCTGTTCCGATGCCCACCATGTCCACGCCACTCCGCACGACGCCTTCGGCCACCGGGCGGCGACGTATACCACCGGTGACCATCACCGGCATTTTGGCGACCGTTTGGATATCACGTGCGAACTCGACGAAATAGGCTTCGCGAGCCAGTGTGCGGCCATCGCGCGCCTCACCTTGCATGGCGGGCGCTTCGTAACTACCGCCGGATAGTTCCACCAAATCCACACCGAGACCGTTCAGCAGCTCAACGACCTTTTTCGCATCATCGGCGGTGAACCCTCCCCGCTGGAAATCCGCGGAATTGAGCTTGACCGCTACTGCAAACTCCGCCGAAACCACAGCCCTGACCGCTTTGACGATTTCGAGCAACAGCCGTGCGCGATTTTCCAAAGAGCCGCCCCACTCGTCTGTCCTTTTATTGGTCAGTGGCGAAAGAAACTGGCTCAACAAATAGCCATGCGCGGCATGGACCTCCACGCCGGTGAACCCGGCTTGTTCACCGAGGCGCGCGGTATTCGCAAAGCGCTGGATGACCTCCTTAATCACGCCGGAGGTCATCGCGTGAGGCGTAGCGAAACGCTTGGACAGTTTGCCTAAATCCAGCGGCACGGCCGACGGCGCCCATGTTTTTTGCCCAAGATTGGACTGCATCTGCCGCCCTGGGTGATTGATCTGCAACCAGAACTGCGCACCGCCAGATCGACCAATACGCGCCCAACGCTTGAACTTGGTTAGTTGCTGATCGTCCTGCAAAACTACGCCACCCGGTCCAGTCATGGCGCGCCCGTCGACCATCACGTTACCGGTGATGATCAGGCCTGCACCACCATCGGCCCACGCTTGGTAGAGACGCATCAGTTCTTCGGAGGGTGCCTGATCGGCGTCCGCCATGTTCTCTTCCATGGCGGCTTTGGCGATTCGGTTCTTGATGGACGAACCGTTTGGAAGCATCAGGGTGTCGAACACATTCATGGGGCAGTCCTCAACTGGATATGAGGCCACCTTAAGATTAAAGTCAACTTCAAGGTCAACATCTTTTTTCCGAGTCAGTCGATGTTCATCGCGCCAGATCCTGGCAAATGCGTCACCAGTTCAGCGCCTAACAACAGTGCGGGTGTGTAAGCCCCGCCAGTCGGACGCATTTGCAACAGGTAATCAACCACCGCCAATGCAGCGTCGATCGTCAAGCTGTAGACGTTCGCGGTATGCAGACGCGCGGTTTTGCACTCACCACGGGCGTTGCGAGCCTCGCCCCAAACATAAGTGCCTTGATCTGCGCGTTTTTCCTGATCTGGGCCGACCACGGTTTTTCCAATTCGTGCTTTGAGCAGCCGCTGCACGAACGACAAACCCAACAACGGACGAATCCAATTAGCAAACCGGGCGCCGCGGATCATGCCAGCGGAGCCCGGGATGAAAACTTCGATGTTGGCAATACCGGTGGTGTGCCAAGCAGTCGAAACATCGCCCCATGGAATAGTCATTGCGAGTTTTTCTCCGGCACCAAAGTCGATGCGACGCACCCGGTAGGCCAGCGGCACCGAGGTGATTTTGCCGTCACGGCGAACCTTGCCACCCTGCGCCATACCTTCAATTGAAGTCTTGGCAGTACCGGGCGAAAAACTTGAGCGCGAATCAAAACCCAATGCCAGATGCGTGGCATCCGGCATCGCATTTTTCAATGCAGCGGCTACACAGTCCGTAGGGACCACATCGAAACCGACGCCTGGGCAAATGACCACGCTCGCCGCCCGCGCACGTTCATTCAGGGATTGAGCGTGTTCGAATACGGCAATCTCGCCGGTGATATCCAAATAATGTGCATTGGCACGCAAGCATGCTTCCATCATCGGAACGGCGGTCGCTGAGAACGGCCCTGCACAATGCAGAATTAAGCCGTGGCCTTTGATCTGGGCAAGTAAACGTACTTCGTCTTCGAGTCCAAACACCCGAGCTTCAAGACCCAACTCTCGAGCCAGGGCTTCAACTTTGTCCCGGCTGCGTCCCGCTAGCACAGGTTTAAGCCCACGTTTTACAGCATCACGAGCGATCAACTCGCCGGTGTAGCCGTTGGCTCCATAAATCATCCATTTCATCTGCGTATCAAAGTTGTCTTGCTGACTCATGCATGGCTCCTGAGTGGATTAGTGACGAGCGTTTTCGCCTTGCTCATTCAGCAGCAGACGCTAGCGTTAAAGTCAGGTTGAGGGTCAAGTTGAAGTGAGCAGCTATCGGTGGAAATTATTTGCAGCAGCAGGGGTTGACCTTAAAGCGAGGTTTAAGGTGAGCATGCACTGACCTGCTTGATTGATGGAACCCGGATGATGCTCAAGACCTTTGTTTCTTATGCGTTGGTACTGATAGGTAGCGCTTTCATGACATTTGCAAATGCTGACACCGCCCCTTCCACAATGACTGCCAAGAATCGCCAAATTCTGGTGATTCTGACCAACCACTCCAGCTATCCCTCACGAACCGATACCACGGGGTTGTGGCTGACTGAGCTGACGCATTTCACCGACGTAGTGGAGGCAGCTGGCTACAGCACAGTTTTTGCCAGCCCCAAAGGCGGTGCGGTACCACTGGACGAGCGAAGCCTTGGTTGGATGTATATGGATAAGGCCGCCCGTGAGCATTTGCAGTCCCCTGCCTTTCGCGCTCGCCTGCAAAACACGCTGCCGATCGCCGATGTCGATCCGTCCCAGTTTGGCGTCATCTACTTCACCGGGGGGCATGGAGTCATGTGGGACTTCCCCAATAATCCTGACCTGCGGCGTGTCGCCGAAACCATCTACAACCAGGGTGGCATCGTCTCCGCAGTCTGCCATGGCGTAGCGGGTCTGTTGGATCTGAAGGATGAACAAGGCCAATTGATCATCAAGGGTAAGAACATCACCGGTTTCTCTGATCGCGAAGAACTGCTCTCCGGCATGAAAAGCCAGGTGCCCTTCTTCCTTGAGGACAAGTTGGTGAGCCAGGGGGCACGGTACCGAAAAGGCTGGCTGCCATTCACATCATTTGCCATCACGGATGGAAGGCTTGTCACCGGCCAAAACCCTCAATCGCCCAAAGCCGTAGCTGAAGCCGTGATGGCGGTGCTCTCTGGCGACAACAACGTAGCTCGCTGAACCCTCAAGTAGTTCCCACCACCCGGAGAAAGACCGATTGAAACTTGCAAGCGCCGTAGCAACAGGATTGCTGTTCAGCTCAATTGCCAACCATGCGTTGGCGGGGACGCCTGAAATGCTCAGCCCGAATGAAAGCAACACAATCGATATCGCAGGCCATACAGTGCCAGTCGTCAAGGGCGGCCTGTATGACCGTTATCGCTCGAACCCGCCCTTGTCGGTGATTGCGGCAGAACTGCCAGGTGTTGATTTGAGCTGGTTCAAGGGGCTGGAAAAGCACAAGGTCGACATTGGCTTCGAGTCATACTCCCCGAACTTTTACTACCAGAACAGTCGGGTAACTGCTGTCTACACGGCCGACTTGGACGCACTTCGGGCATTGATGCCGCCAGAAGTATTGGCAACCGTACACCCCCTGCAGGTCTGGCCAGGCCGCGGTCTGATTGCGTTTACCGCGTACACCTATGAACATTGTGATAACGACGCCTATAACGAAGTTGCCGTGTCGATCATTACCAACAAGCCAGGCAAAGCCAACCTAGGTCCGTTCACTCTTATTGGCCAATCGATGTCTGGCGACTTCTGGGGCTATGTGCTCAAGCTGCCGGTCAATACCGAGCTTGCACGGGTGCGCGGTGTCGTCGGTTACAACCTGCCTAAATGGCTAACCGGTATTGATCGCAAAGAGGATGCCCAGTCTGTGGTCTATGACATCACCGACAGCCAGACCGGCAAAGTCGACGTGTCCTTCAAAGCGAAGAAACTCGACAACCTCTCTCGGGATGTCGATATCGTCACCAGCAGTTTCACCAATCTCGATCATCAGGGCCAATTGGCGTACGGGTATGCGGTTTCCCGCCAGCTCAGTCACGGTTCCAGCCGCGACGCTGACTCGGCTACCCTCACGCTAGGCGACGGCAGTCTGTCGAATTACCTCCGCGCCCTGAAGCTGGGGAAAATGATGAAGTACGAATACGTGCCAGAGTTCCAGAGTGCGCTCTATGCGCCCAAACCACTCGCCAGCCTGATTGGCGAGCGCTGAAGCCTTTTACGCCTGTCAGGCTCCGGAAACCTGGCGGGCGTGTTTTTTTGTAGAAGACGTTACCGCACGCCTATCTGAAGCTTTGCCAACCCCCTCTTCCCGCAGACGATTTATCAACATTTGCGCATTATCCCCACACGCCATGCCCTCGGGCTTTTCTTCGATGCCCTTGATGACGAGTAGAAGTTGAGCTTTGTTTTGCGCTAACCGTTCCTGCAGAACACTGATTTCCTCTACCTTTTGCTTGAGTCCAGCGAGCAACTCGTCGTGCCGCCAGACACCGGCATTCATCGGCATCAATTGCCGAATTTCTTCCAACGAGAAACCTGCCGCCTGTGCGCCGGTTATGAGTTCTAGAACCCATTCGGTATCAGGCGCGTAGTCCCGGTAGCCATTGGCCTTGCGCTCGACGGAACTAATCAAGCCACTGGACTCATAGAAACGGATGCGTGACGGTGCCAGTCCGCTGATTTTTGCCAGTTCGCCTATTCTCATACCTCACCCTGAAAAACCTATTGACCTTCAAGCTGACTTTAGACCTAAAGTCATCGGGCGGCCAAGCACAACTGAAAGCCAACCGCGCACAATTTTGCTATGCCGTTCCGCCACGGCCTTTCTAGGGCTATAACCGCACAGGTGCAAAACCATCTGAGGACATCGTCTGGACCTGTAGCGACAAGGTATATGGGTTATGCATAGGCTGACTATGACGTGATCGTGGCGTTTATTCAGACTGATTTCACCGAACAGTTGAAGAGAATCAAATCCGGTCCTGGTAGTGCATGGTGATGATGACCAGATCGCGCCCTATGAAAATGCTGGGGTACTGTCAACCAACCTTCTGCAAAACAGTACGTTGAAAAACTGCCCAGGCCTCCCTTATGGCAGGCCTACATCCAACGCCGATACGATTAACGCTGATCTGTTAGCGCTCATGCGAAGCTAAAAAATGGGGCGGGTAGAAATACCGCCCTTCTCTCTTCAATGCCACTAGATCGGCGTTCAGAAATAGCAAGTTCGCGCCGGTAAATGTAGCTCCTTTCAATTTCGGTCAAGAGAACAGAAAAGTCCGCGACAGCTGTTTCGTTGAAGATCAAAAGATGAAATCTATGACACCGAGACGAGCACGTTGGATTACCTGGCTCCTCGTTTGACTCGAAAATGCTCGCGATAATCAGTCGGGGTCATTCCTACGACAGAATGAAAGGCCTTTCGAAATGAGCTCGCGTCGTCGTAGCCCAATTCGGCTGCAATCTGTGTAATAGGTCTGTCTCCCAACTGAAGCGCGTCTCTTGCTTTGGTCATTCTTACTTGCCTTACATATTCGGCAGGGTTCAATCCCGTTGCCTTTTGAAATCGTCGAATAAAGGTCCTCTCCGTAAGATGAGAACGCTCTGACAAGCTTAATATGCTGTGATTTATCCCAGGGGCTGAAAGAATGTAGTGTTGGCTCAATAATATTTTTTCGTCATCGTGATCAAGCCTTGGAACAAAGCCTTGAAGTGGCCGCTGATCGTTACGTACACCTTCGCTTAGCATGAAACGTGACGTTGCAAGCATCACACTTGGCCCCATAATTCGATCAACGATTAACAGACCAAGATCATTCCAAGCAAGAATAGCACCGGAAGTAATTACATCGCCATCGTCAATCACAACATTATCAGTCACAACCTGCGCATCTGGACAAGTACGAGAAAGGAGTTCGGCAAATGCCCAGTGAGTTGTGATGCGTCGTCCTGAAAACAGACCGGTCTGGGCTAGTACAAACGCACCTGCACATACCGAACAGACAATTACGCCGCTCCTATGCAGGCCTTTTAACCATGCTGCTTCGTGTGGCATGGCAGGCATGCGATCTGGCATAGCAACGCTAGGAGGTGCGATCGCGAACGTCGGGCAATGCGTTTCTGCAGGATCACTATCCCAACAACACTCGATACTTCTCTGTAGAGGATCTAGTCGCCAGTGTGTTACTCGGATGCGCCTATGGCGATTCTCATGATGAGGATAGGTCGCCCACTCATTTGCGATTCTAAATAGATCGGTAAGACCGTAAACAGCGGCCATTTGGCACTCGGGGTAGAGTAACAGCGCAATCTCGATATTTTTTTCAGTCTTCATTATAACAATGGCATCCTCACGAATTTCACTAGTCTTATATCATTGCTGCCGCTTTGCAATCGGAAATAACCAGCTAAAGACATTAATAAATTTTGTCAGTTTTTGCGTGCAAAAATGTCAATTTTTACCCTTCTAAAGATTATTTTTGAGCATAGAATGGATGGAAGTCGATCATTTTCACTAAAGACTCGCACGGGATGAAGCCCTCTATTCTTTCCTGGGCGGTATGTTTTTTTGCACGTCCACATAAACGCTTTTTATAGCCATGTTGAATGATCGGCGATCACCGAACAATCAGAAATAAGTGATAGGTGAGACTATGAAATCGAGTAATAAATATAGCTCGGATATCGACGTACTCCGCCGTCGATTGCTCATCGGAGGAGCCATCGCAGCGGGCTACTATGCCCTCCCCGCAATAGCATCTTCCACTAACAACCTCCCGGTATCATCAAGCGAAATGCAAGGAGTACGAAATATGGCAACTGTGAAAACTAAAGATGGTGTCGAGATCTTTTATAAAGATTGGGGACCACGCGATGCTAAGGTCATTCATTTCCACCACGGCTGGCCTCTGAGCTCCGACGATTGGGATGCTCAAATGCTGTTTTTTGTGAATAAGGGATATCGCGTCATTGCGCATGATCGCAGGGGGCACGGTCGCTCCAGCCAAGTTTGGGACGGGCACGACATGAATCACTATGCCGATGACGTCGCGGCTGTTGTCGAAAAGCTCGGCACCCAAGGAGCAATGCACGTCGGCCACTCGACAGGCGGTGGAGAGGTGGTGCGTTACATTGCGCGACATGGCGAGCGTAATGTAAGCAAAGCCGTTTTGATTAGCGCTGTGCCGCCATTAATGGTTAAAACCGACAGCAATCCAGGTGGTACACCGAAATCCGTATTTGATGATTTCCAGGTACATGTTGCGGCTAACCGCGCACAGTTCTACCGCGACGTTCCTGCCGGCCCGTTCTACGGCTATAACCGACCCGGAGCTAAACCCTCAGAAGGTGTAATTCAGAACTGGTGGCGCCAAGGAATGATGGGGAGTGCAAAAGCGCAGTATGATGGCATCGTCGCATTTTCGCAGACTGACTTCACCGAAGATCTGGAGGGGATTACCATCCCGGTCTTGGTAATTCATGGTGACGATGATCAGGTTGTTCCCTATTCCGATTCCGGAGAGTTGTCGGCCAAACTCGTCAAAAACGGCAAGCTGATCACCTACAAGGGTGCCCCGCACGGGATTCCGACTACTCATGCCGATAAGGTAAACGC from Pseudomonas allokribbensis encodes the following:
- a CDS encoding coniferyl aldehyde dehydrogenase, translating into MNIAVEHSPVIEAANTLDQQRRAFLNDGPPSLKRRRANLVKLRAVVLAYKLEVEDAISTDFGNRSKHETDIMELIGVVQSIDYLLRHLRQFMKPERRHVAAFHRAGRAYVEFQPKGVIGVMAPWNYPFSLTFIPLATALAAGNRVMIKPSELTPRTSELIQRMLTSCFSADEVAVVLGGPETGAYFSSLPFDHLLFTGSTQVGRMVMRAASDNLVPLTLELGGKSPVVVAPGHAGRSTLESIVFGKLSNAGQTCVAPDYALVHEEDLGEFITQYRDAVARSYPQGPTSPDYTSIISDRHYVRLHTLIKDARSKGADVIEVGVTPERAVERPRTMAPVLIVGADDDALVMQEEIFGPLLPVRTYRSLDEVIDYINARPRPLALYYFGNMDAGGEAVLNRTTSGNVGINNTLLHVAVDDLPFGGVGPSGMGAYHGIEGFRSMSHAKGVFVQGRWSLPSLLRAPFGKLADFAIAFTLRGRL
- a CDS encoding GlxA family transcriptional regulator yields the protein MKTEKNIEIALLLYPECQMAAVYGLTDLFRIANEWATYPHHENRHRRIRVTHWRLDPLQRSIECCWDSDPAETHCPTFAIAPPSVAMPDRMPAMPHEAAWLKGLHRSGVIVCSVCAGAFVLAQTGLFSGRRITTHWAFAELLSRTCPDAQVVTDNVVIDDGDVITSGAILAWNDLGLLIVDRIMGPSVMLATSRFMLSEGVRNDQRPLQGFVPRLDHDDEKILLSQHYILSAPGINHSILSLSERSHLTERTFIRRFQKATGLNPAEYVRQVRMTKARDALQLGDRPITQIAAELGYDDASSFRKAFHSVVGMTPTDYREHFRVKRGAR
- a CDS encoding SDR family oxidoreductase — translated: MSANAKNVVITGASSGLGAGMARGFAELGYNLALCARRTDRLETLKQELISRYGIRVEILCLDVNEHAEVFCVFREFQRLFGRIDRIIVNAGVGEGRRIGSGHFDINRRTAETNFIAALAQCEAAVEIFREQNSGHLVTISSMSAVRGLPKHLTAYAASKAALAHLSEGIRAELLSTPIRVSTIYPGYIRTELNAGAKKLPFEVSEETGCRALVAAIERRPTTAYVPAWPWRLFAFFMRVLPLRWIVKFN
- a CDS encoding type 1 glutamine amidotransferase domain-containing protein produces the protein MMLKTFVSYALVLIGSAFMTFANADTAPSTMTAKNRQILVILTNHSSYPSRTDTTGLWLTELTHFTDVVEAAGYSTVFASPKGGAVPLDERSLGWMYMDKAAREHLQSPAFRARLQNTLPIADVDPSQFGVIYFTGGHGVMWDFPNNPDLRRVAETIYNQGGIVSAVCHGVAGLLDLKDEQGQLIIKGKNITGFSDREELLSGMKSQVPFFLEDKLVSQGARYRKGWLPFTSFAITDGRLVTGQNPQSPKAVAEAVMAVLSGDNNVAR
- a CDS encoding NADH:flavin oxidoreductase/NADH oxidase family protein; this encodes MNVFDTLMLPNGSSIKNRIAKAAMEENMADADQAPSEELMRLYQAWADGGAGLIITGNVMVDGRAMTGPGGVVLQDDQQLTKFKRWARIGRSGGAQFWLQINHPGRQMQSNLGQKTWAPSAVPLDLGKLSKRFATPHAMTSGVIKEVIQRFANTARLGEQAGFTGVEVHAAHGYLLSQFLSPLTNKRTDEWGGSLENRARLLLEIVKAVRAVVSAEFAVAVKLNSADFQRGGFTADDAKKVVELLNGLGVDLVELSGGSYEAPAMQGEARDGRTLAREAYFVEFARDIQTVAKMPVMVTGGIRRRPVAEGVVRSGVDMVGIGTALAIDPHLPRDWLLGKDNAPQLPPITWKNKAIASLANMAVVKFQLRKLSRAKKPDPNVSPLRALILQQLSMVFRTRQYRSWIEKSSHYNGLGDAK
- a CDS encoding saccharopine dehydrogenase family protein gives rise to the protein MSQQDNFDTQMKWMIYGANGYTGELIARDAVKRGLKPVLAGRSRDKVEALARELGLEARVFGLEDEVRLLAQIKGHGLILHCAGPFSATAVPMMEACLRANAHYLDITGEIAVFEHAQSLNERARAASVVICPGVGFDVVPTDCVAAALKNAMPDATHLALGFDSRSSFSPGTAKTSIEGMAQGGKVRRDGKITSVPLAYRVRRIDFGAGEKLAMTIPWGDVSTAWHTTGIANIEVFIPGSAGMIRGARFANWIRPLLGLSFVQRLLKARIGKTVVGPDQEKRADQGTYVWGEARNARGECKTARLHTANVYSLTIDAALAVVDYLLQMRPTGGAYTPALLLGAELVTHLPGSGAMNID
- a CDS encoding alpha/beta fold hydrolase; amino-acid sequence: MATVKTKDGVEIFYKDWGPRDAKVIHFHHGWPLSSDDWDAQMLFFVNKGYRVIAHDRRGHGRSSQVWDGHDMNHYADDVAAVVEKLGTQGAMHVGHSTGGGEVVRYIARHGERNVSKAVLISAVPPLMVKTDSNPGGTPKSVFDDFQVHVAANRAQFYRDVPAGPFYGYNRPGAKPSEGVIQNWWRQGMMGSAKAQYDGIVAFSQTDFTEDLEGITIPVLVIHGDDDQVVPYSDSGELSAKLVKNGKLITYKGAPHGIPTTHADKVNADLLDFLKS
- a CDS encoding acetoacetate decarboxylase (ADC) — translated: MLSPNESNTIDIAGHTVPVVKGGLYDRYRSNPPLSVIAAELPGVDLSWFKGLEKHKVDIGFESYSPNFYYQNSRVTAVYTADLDALRALMPPEVLATVHPLQVWPGRGLIAFTAYTYEHCDNDAYNEVAVSIITNKPGKANLGPFTLIGQSMSGDFWGYVLKLPVNTELARVRGVVGYNLPKWLTGIDRKEDAQSVVYDITDSQTGKVDVSFKAKKLDNLSRDVDIVTSSFTNLDHQGQLAYGYAVSRQLSHGSSRDADSATLTLGDGSLSNYLRALKLGKMMKYEYVPEFQSALYAPKPLASLIGER
- a CDS encoding MerR family transcriptional regulator, which gives rise to MRIGELAKISGLAPSRIRFYESSGLISSVERKANGYRDYAPDTEWVLELITGAQAAGFSLEEIRQLMPMNAGVWRHDELLAGLKQKVEEISVLQERLAQNKAQLLLVIKGIEEKPEGMACGDNAQMLINRLREEGVGKASDRRAVTSSTKKHARQVSGA